A genome region from Bradyrhizobium commune includes the following:
- the exbB gene encoding tonB-system energizer ExbB, translating into MNTCGNKRGRGLSRPVLGAFSLLATAALLAQPAQAQAPNPLLPHNLSPWGMFLNADIVVKGVLIGLAFASLVTWTVWLAKTVELRLARNHARRRIDMLEQGGSLRDAVNECANDRDAIAQLVLSTAREAELSGGIVDDGFKERVALRLERVEAAVTRQISRGVGILATIGATAPFVGLFGTVWGIMNSFIGISESHTTNLAVVAPGIAEALLATALGLVAAIPAVVIYNHLARVIAGYRALLGDASAQLLLLISRGQRGRTMSLPHAAE; encoded by the coding sequence ATGAACACTTGCGGAAACAAGCGCGGGCGAGGCCTTTCCCGACCCGTCCTCGGTGCCTTCAGCCTGCTGGCCACGGCTGCGCTGCTTGCGCAGCCTGCGCAGGCGCAGGCCCCAAATCCCCTGCTGCCACACAATCTGTCGCCATGGGGAATGTTCCTCAATGCTGACATCGTGGTGAAGGGGGTACTGATCGGGCTTGCCTTCGCCTCGCTCGTGACGTGGACGGTCTGGCTTGCCAAGACCGTCGAGCTGCGCCTCGCCAGGAACCATGCGCGGCGCCGGATCGACATGCTGGAGCAAGGCGGCAGTCTGCGTGACGCGGTGAACGAGTGCGCCAACGACCGCGACGCCATCGCGCAGCTGGTCCTCTCGACCGCGCGCGAGGCGGAACTGTCCGGCGGCATCGTCGATGATGGATTCAAGGAGCGCGTCGCGTTGCGGCTTGAGCGTGTGGAGGCGGCGGTGACGCGGCAGATCTCGCGCGGCGTCGGCATCCTCGCCACCATCGGAGCCACCGCGCCGTTCGTCGGGCTGTTCGGCACGGTGTGGGGCATCATGAACTCCTTCATCGGCATTTCCGAATCCCACACCACCAATCTCGCGGTGGTGGCGCCCGGCATCGCCGAGGCGCTGCTGGCTACCGCGCTTGGCCTCGTCGCCGCGATTCCTGCGGTCGTGATCTACAATCACCTCGCCCGCGTGATCGCGGGTTATCGCGCCTTGCTGGGCGACGCCTCGGCGCAATTGCTGCTCCTGATCAGCCGCGGACAGCGCGGCCGGACCATGTCGCTGCCACACGCGGCGGAGTGA
- the exbD gene encoding TonB system transport protein ExbD: protein MAIRLGSRSGGDDLEIQHEINVTPFIDVILVLLIIFMVAAPLATVDIGVNLPASTAPEQPRPDKPVFVTIKSDQTVAVGDTVIDHLALPGALDAATNSHRDETIFIRADKALSYGELMEVMNIMRDAGYLKLALVGLETPATKP from the coding sequence ATGGCGATTCGTCTCGGCTCACGCTCCGGCGGCGACGATCTCGAAATCCAGCACGAGATCAACGTCACGCCCTTCATCGACGTCATCCTGGTGCTGCTGATCATCTTCATGGTGGCGGCGCCGCTCGCGACCGTCGACATCGGCGTCAACCTGCCGGCGAGCACGGCCCCGGAACAGCCCCGACCCGACAAGCCGGTTTTCGTCACCATCAAGTCGGACCAGACCGTTGCAGTCGGCGACACCGTCATCGATCACCTGGCGCTTCCGGGAGCGCTCGATGCGGCGACCAACAGTCACAGGGATGAAACGATTTTCATCCGAGCCGACAAGGCGCTGAGCTATGGCGAGTTGATGGAGGTCATGAACATCATGCGTGACGCCGGCTATCTGAAGCTGGCTTTGGTCGGGCTGGAAACTCCGGCAACGAAACCATGA
- a CDS encoding energy transducer TonB family protein, producing MNAHTLHLPERSGFSRWSIAGLTILFAHAALVAGVALWYAHRPPAEPNIIPAITVSLAPVEASSPEIQDQDIAVGPAMQQAEEVPKEPPKQEKPVEQVEQPPPPQQQAEVTLPQEAPKQVEEPKPEPEPPAPETRAPPKTEHIGQFSQASANAYNALVFGHLQRFKRYPAAARGAAGTVTVRFELNRAGDVIDSEVAKSSGNAVLDHEALDLLQRASPFPAFPAAKPGARDSYLAPVSFAR from the coding sequence ATGAACGCGCACACCCTGCATCTGCCCGAGCGGTCGGGCTTCTCGCGCTGGAGCATTGCCGGCCTGACGATCCTGTTCGCGCATGCGGCACTGGTGGCTGGTGTTGCGCTCTGGTATGCCCACCGGCCGCCGGCCGAGCCCAACATCATCCCCGCCATCACCGTGTCCCTGGCTCCGGTCGAGGCGAGCTCGCCCGAGATCCAGGACCAGGACATCGCTGTCGGGCCGGCCATGCAGCAGGCGGAGGAGGTGCCGAAGGAGCCGCCCAAGCAGGAGAAACCTGTCGAACAGGTGGAACAGCCGCCACCGCCGCAGCAGCAGGCCGAGGTCACCTTGCCGCAGGAAGCGCCCAAGCAGGTCGAAGAGCCGAAGCCTGAGCCGGAGCCGCCCGCGCCGGAAACCCGCGCGCCGCCGAAAACCGAACACATCGGACAATTCAGTCAGGCCAGCGCCAACGCCTATAACGCGCTGGTGTTCGGCCACCTGCAACGGTTCAAGCGCTATCCCGCCGCCGCGCGCGGCGCCGCCGGCACGGTGACCGTGCGGTTTGAACTGAATCGTGCCGGCGACGTCATCGACAGCGAGGTGGCAAAGTCTTCCGGCAATGCGGTGCTCGACCACGAGGCGCTCGACCTCCTCCAGCGCGCCAGCCCGTTCCCGGCATTTCCGGCCGCCAAGCCGGGGGCGCGAGACAGTTACCTCGCGCCCGTGAGTTTCGCCCGCTAA
- a CDS encoding nuclear transport factor 2 family protein, whose amino-acid sequence MTQQASKTSPPLSVGADVSGIETLLVRNLPEVFGEGDPERRRRAIRDLYAEDCVLYVPPGTFVGHDALDKFAGDLRATHPHFVYTPLGAPQALHNSGRLAWGSGPKGETPAYTGVDFVIVRDGKIAALYVYLDQPPT is encoded by the coding sequence ATGACCCAGCAGGCCAGCAAGACCAGCCCCCCGCTATCGGTGGGCGCCGATGTGAGCGGGATCGAGACACTGCTCGTCCGCAATCTTCCTGAGGTCTTCGGCGAAGGCGATCCGGAGCGCCGACGGCGCGCCATCCGGGACCTCTACGCCGAGGACTGCGTGCTGTATGTCCCGCCCGGCACGTTCGTCGGTCACGACGCGCTGGACAAGTTCGCCGGCGACCTTCGCGCAACGCATCCGCATTTCGTCTACACGCCGCTCGGCGCGCCTCAGGCGCTGCACAATTCAGGACGTTTGGCCTGGGGATCGGGGCCGAAAGGCGAGACGCCTGCCTACACTGGTGTCGATTTCGTCATCGTGCGCGACGGCAAGATCGCGGCGCTTTACGTCTATCTCGACCAGCCGCCGACATGA
- a CDS encoding GNAT family N-acetyltransferase, with protein sequence MNDLSFTISPEAAGDAQAIERLHERTFGPGRFVLSAYRIREHVDHLLDISFTARIGTLLVGSVRQMPILIGDTPALMLGPLTVEPPFRGRGVGRLLMERALKDAKEKGHAIVLLVGDEPYYSRVGFKSVPKGRITMPGPVDAARVLVFELVDGAFEGVSGVVGPDWSKARG encoded by the coding sequence ATGAACGATCTCTCATTCACCATTTCTCCCGAAGCTGCCGGCGACGCCCAGGCGATCGAACGGCTGCACGAGCGCACCTTCGGCCCCGGCCGCTTCGTGCTCAGCGCCTATCGCATCCGCGAGCACGTCGACCATCTGCTCGACATCTCCTTTACCGCCCGCATCGGCACGCTGCTGGTCGGCTCCGTCAGGCAGATGCCGATCCTGATCGGCGACACGCCGGCACTGATGCTCGGGCCGCTGACCGTCGAGCCGCCGTTCCGCGGCCGCGGCGTCGGCCGCCTGCTGATGGAGCGTGCACTCAAGGACGCGAAAGAAAAGGGCCACGCCATCGTGCTGCTGGTCGGTGACGAGCCCTATTACAGCCGGGTCGGCTTCAAGTCCGTGCCCAAGGGCCGCATCACCATGCCGGGCCCGGTCGATGCCGCCCGCGTCCTCGTGTTCGAGCTCGTCGACGGCGCCTTCGAGGGCGTCTCCGGTGTGGTCGGCCCCGACTGGAGCAAGGCGCGGGGGTAG
- a CDS encoding glycosyltransferase family 2 protein → MTSTPLRIAVLVPCYNEEAAVATVIADFRKALPSAEIYVYDNNSRDRTAAVARDAGAIVRSERRQGKGHVVRRMFADVEADVYVLVDGDATYDAPSAPRMIDKLVDEHLDMVVGLRIDRAEAAYRLGHRTGNRMLTGFLSSTFGHAFKDILSGYRVFSRRFVKSFPVLSDGFEIETELAVYALELSLPVAEVETPYYARPEGSFSKLNTWRDGFRILGTMLKLYRSERPLRFFTVIGILLALAAIILAIPIIVTFIETGLVPRLPTAVLSMGLMIVALLSVSSGLVLDTVTRGRREMKMLAYLSQPALKRN, encoded by the coding sequence ATGACGTCCACGCCACTTCGCATCGCGGTGCTGGTGCCCTGCTACAACGAGGAAGCGGCGGTTGCGACCGTGATTGCCGATTTCCGCAAGGCGCTGCCGTCGGCCGAGATCTACGTCTACGACAACAATTCGCGCGACCGCACCGCTGCGGTGGCGCGCGACGCCGGCGCCATCGTGCGCAGCGAACGCCGGCAGGGCAAGGGCCACGTGGTGCGCCGGATGTTCGCCGACGTCGAGGCCGACGTCTACGTGCTGGTCGATGGCGATGCGACCTACGACGCGCCGAGCGCACCGCGCATGATCGACAAGCTCGTCGACGAGCATCTCGACATGGTGGTCGGCCTTCGCATCGATCGGGCCGAGGCCGCCTACCGGCTCGGTCACCGCACCGGCAACCGCATGCTGACCGGTTTCCTGTCATCCACCTTCGGCCATGCCTTCAAGGACATCCTGTCCGGCTACCGCGTGTTCTCACGTCGCTTCGTCAAATCCTTCCCCGTGCTCTCCGATGGCTTCGAGATCGAGACCGAGCTCGCGGTCTACGCGCTGGAGCTGTCGCTGCCGGTCGCCGAGGTCGAGACGCCCTATTACGCACGCCCCGAAGGCTCGTTCTCCAAGCTCAACACCTGGCGCGACGGTTTCCGCATTCTCGGCACCATGCTGAAGCTGTATCGTTCGGAGCGGCCGCTGCGCTTCTTCACCGTGATCGGAATTCTGCTGGCGTTGGCCGCGATCATCCTCGCGATCCCCATCATCGTCACCTTCATCGAGACTGGCCTGGTGCCGCGGCTGCCGACCGCCGTGCTGTCGATGGGATTGATGATCGTGGCCCTGCTGTCGGTCTCGTCCGGACTCGTGCTCGACACGGTCACGCGAGGCCGGCGCGAGATGAAGATGCTGGCCTACCTGTCGCAGCCGGCGCTGAAAAGGAACTGA
- a CDS encoding NUDIX domain-containing protein has product MADLVNRARRKFEPLLRRFFHAYFLVVRGMTLGVRAVVLDADNKVFLVRHSYVTGWHLPGGGVDYGETMEQAMRRELKEEGDIDLTGEALLHGIFLNSHVSRRDHVAVYVIRQFRQDRLPEPNREIVECGFFAADSLPEETTLGTRLRLAEVLDGKPPMATWR; this is encoded by the coding sequence ATGGCGGATCTCGTGAACCGCGCGCGACGGAAATTCGAGCCGCTGCTGCGGCGCTTCTTCCACGCCTATTTCCTGGTGGTCCGCGGCATGACGCTCGGCGTCCGAGCCGTGGTGCTGGACGCCGACAACAAGGTGTTTCTGGTCAGGCATAGCTACGTCACCGGCTGGCATCTGCCCGGCGGCGGTGTCGACTACGGCGAGACCATGGAGCAGGCGATGCGGCGCGAGCTCAAGGAGGAGGGCGATATCGACCTCACCGGGGAGGCCTTGCTGCACGGCATCTTCCTCAACAGCCACGTCTCCCGCCGCGACCATGTGGCGGTCTACGTCATCAGGCAGTTCAGGCAGGATCGTCTGCCGGAGCCCAATCGCGAGATCGTCGAATGCGGCTTCTTCGCAGCCGATTCCCTGCCCGAGGAGACCACGCTAGGGACGCGGCTGCGGCTGGCGGAGGTCCTGGACGGCAAGCCGCCGATGGCGACGTGGCGTTGA
- a CDS encoding metallophosphoesterase family protein: protein MAPFTLAHLSDPHLPPLPKPRLIELAGKRVLGYVNWTRNRHKYQRREVLDALVADVQAQAPDHIAVTGDLVNLAMEAEFAPARAWLDGVGPPDRVTTIPGNHDAYVRATYHRFGETFAPYLASDDGSIGFPAIRRRGPAALISLSSAVPTPPLMATGTLGRDQLASLEQVLGRLAAEDVFRVLLVHHPLMSNARQKRLTDSAALLALLKRHGVELILHGHDHIHSTMWFEGPNGNIPAIGVPSASALAHGRYPAAAYNLFAIEKDNAGWRCEQIVRSLDHGLQIREIKRARVI, encoded by the coding sequence ATGGCACCTTTCACGCTCGCCCATCTCTCCGACCCGCATCTGCCGCCGCTGCCGAAACCGCGGTTGATCGAGCTCGCCGGCAAGCGTGTGCTCGGCTACGTCAACTGGACGCGCAACCGCCATAAATATCAGCGCCGCGAGGTGCTCGACGCACTCGTTGCCGATGTCCAGGCGCAGGCGCCCGACCACATCGCGGTGACCGGTGATCTCGTCAATCTGGCGATGGAGGCGGAGTTTGCGCCGGCGCGCGCCTGGCTCGACGGCGTCGGCCCGCCCGACCGCGTCACCACGATTCCCGGCAATCACGACGCCTATGTGCGCGCGACATATCATCGCTTCGGCGAGACCTTTGCGCCCTATCTTGCGAGCGACGACGGCAGCATCGGTTTTCCCGCGATACGTCGTCGCGGGCCGGCGGCGCTGATCAGTCTCTCCAGCGCCGTGCCGACGCCGCCCTTGATGGCGACGGGCACGCTCGGGCGCGATCAGCTGGCCTCTCTCGAACAGGTGCTCGGCCGGCTCGCGGCCGAGGACGTCTTCCGCGTGCTGCTGGTGCATCATCCCCTGATGTCGAACGCGCGGCAGAAGCGGCTGACAGATTCCGCAGCGCTGCTGGCGCTGTTGAAACGTCATGGCGTCGAGCTGATCCTGCACGGGCACGACCACATTCATTCGACGATGTGGTTCGAAGGCCCCAACGGCAACATTCCCGCGATCGGCGTGCCGTCGGCCTCCGCGCTCGCGCACGGGCGCTATCCCGCGGCCGCGTATAATCTGTTCGCGATCGAGAAGGACAATGCCGGCTGGCGCTGCGAGCAGATCGTGCGGAGCCTCGATCACGGCTTGCAGATCCGGGAGATCAAGCGGGCGCGAGTGATTTAG